One Setaria italica strain Yugu1 chromosome II, Setaria_italica_v2.0, whole genome shotgun sequence DNA segment encodes these proteins:
- the LOC101771683 gene encoding endoglucanase 24 gives MGSKYTRGCCGWLIVALIAALVATAAMFAIMKRKPGGGGKHLKPLPVPGPPGAIDSKYGDALGVALQFFQVQKSGKLENNQIPWRGDSALTDGKEAGLDLSKGMYDAGDHMKFTFPMAFTATVLAWSVLEYGDQMSAAKQLDPALDALKWITDFLIAAHPSDNVLYIQVGDPDLDHNCWERPETMTEKRPLTQINKKSPGSDVAAEAAAAMAAASMVFKSSDTTYSDVLLQHAQKLFTFADTYRGLSSDSYPKLQDFYNSTSYVDELLWAASWLYHATGDQTYLSYVTVQNGKTYADWGRPTWFSWDDKNPGTQVLLSRLNFFGSKQISNAENEGLKSYRDTAESVICGLIPDSPQATASRTGGGLIWISGWNSLQHATNAAFLAIVYSDYMLSTQTAAVQCSGKYYSPTDIRNFAASQANYILGDNPMKLSYLVGYGSVYPQQVHHRGASIPADAKTGCKGFQYLHSPDPNPNVAMGALVGGPFQNDTFVDSRDNALQTESSTYNSGTLVGLLSGLVTTSSVAQSFT, from the exons CATGAAGCGCAAGCCCGGGGGAGGGGGCAAACACCTCAAGCCGCTCCCCGTGCCGGGGCCGCCGGGGGCCATCGACTCCAAGTACGGCGACGCGCTCGGGGTCGCGCTCCAGTTCTTCCAGGTCCAGAAGT CGGGGAAGCTGGAGAACAACCAGATCCCGTGGCGTGGGGACTCGGCGCTGACCGATGGGAAGGAAGCGGGGCTGGATCTTTCCAAGGGAATGTATGATGCTGGGGATCATATGAAGTTCACCTTCCCGATGGCGTTCACTGCGACTGTGCTTGCCTGGTCGGTTCTGGAATATGGGGATCAGATGAGCGCGGCGAAGCAACTGGACCCTGCACTCGATGCGCTCAAGTGGATTACAGATTTCCTTATCGCTGCACATCCTTCTGACAATGTGTTATATATTCAG GTTGGCGATCCTGATCTGGACCACAATTGCTGGGAAAGGCCGGAAACAATGACTGAGAAAAGACCACTCACACAGATTAACAAGAAATCTCCTGGATCAGACGTTGCTGCTGAGGCCGCAGCTGCTATGGCGGCAGCTTCAATGGTCTTCAAATCCAGTGATACTACATATTCTGATGTGCTTCTTCAACATGCCCAGAAGCTATTTACTTTTGCTGATACTTATAGAGGCCTTTCAAGTGACAGCTATCCAAAGCTCCAAGACTTCTATAATTCCACTAGTTATGTTGATGAACTTCTATGGGCAGCAAGTTGGCTCTATCATGCCACAGGAGACCAGACATACCTCAGTTATGTAACTGTACAGAATGGAAAAACTTATGCTGATTGGGGAAGGCCAACATGGTTCAGTTGGGATGACAAAAATCCAGGCACACAG GTCCTTCTGTCTAGACTAAATTTCTTTGGCTCCAAACAGATATCTAATGCTGAAAATGAGGGGTTAAAGTCGTATAGAGATACTGCAGAATCTGTCATTTGTGGTCTAATTCCAGATTCCCCGCAAGCCACTGCTAGTAGAACTGGAG GAGGGTTGATCTGGATTAGTGGGTGGAATTCTCTCCAGCATGCCACAAATGCTGCATTTCTAGCTATTGTTTACAGTGACTACATGCTCTCAACACAGACTGCGGCGGTGCAGTGCAGTGGAAAGTACTACAGCCCTACTGATATACGCAATTTTGCTGCATCACAG GCCAATTACATCTTGGGAGACAACCCTATGAAGCTTAGCTACCTTGTTGGATATGGGAGCGTCTATCCACAGCAAGTACATCACAGAGGAGCGTCGATCCCCGCAGATGCGAAAACAGGCTGCAAAGGATTCCAGTATCTCCATTCACCCGATCCAAACCCAAATGTTGCAATGGGCGCCCTGGTGGGTGGACCATTCCAGAATGACACTTTCGTCGACTCTCGGGACAATGCTCTACAGACGGAGTCCAGCACTTACAACAGTGGCACTCTTGTCGGTCTGCTCTCTGGTCTGGTCACCACTTCCTCCGTGGCACAGTCATTCACCTAG